One segment of Anomalospiza imberbis isolate Cuckoo-Finch-1a 21T00152 chromosome 2, ASM3175350v1, whole genome shotgun sequence DNA contains the following:
- the PDHA1 gene encoding pyruvate dehydrogenase E1 component subunit alpha, somatic form, mitochondrial, whose amino-acid sequence MRKMLLAALSRLLQGPAAAGKTASRVVVASRNYGDFASEATFEIKQCDLHRLEEGPGTTAVMTREEGLQYYKTMQTIRRMELKSDQLYKQKIIRGFCHLYDGQEACCVGIEAAIKPTDHVITAYRVHGFTYTRGVPVREILAELTGRKGGCAKGKGGSMHMYTKNFYGGNGIVGAQVPLGAGIALACKYFAKNEICLALYGDGAANQGQIFETYNMAALWKLPCIFICENNRYGMGTSVERAAASTDYYKRGYFIPGLRVDGMDILCVREAVKFAAEYCRSGKGPLVMELQTYRYHGHSMSDPGISYRTREEIQEVRSKSDPITLLKDRMVNNNLASVEELKEIDVAVRKEIEEAAQFATTDPEPPLEELGHHIFFNEPPFEVRGPNQWIKYKSVS is encoded by the exons ATGCGCAAGATGCTGCTGGCCGCGCTCTCCCGACTGCTGCAGGGCCCGGCGGCCGCCGGGAAGACG gcCTCTCGAGTGGTGGTAGCATCACGTAACTATGGAGACTTCGCAAGTGAAGCTACGTTTGAGATTAAG CAATGCGACCTCCATCGGCTGGAGGAAGGGCCGGGCACCACGGCAGTGATGACTCGAGAGGAGGGGCTCCAGTACTACAAGACCATGCAGACCATCCGGCGCATGGAGCTCAAGTCTGACCAGCTCTACAAACAGAAGATCATTCGTGGCTTCTGCCACTTATATGATGGTCAG GAGGCTTGCTGTGTGGGGATTGAAGCTGCCATAAAGCCCACAGACCACGTGATAACAGCATACAGAGTCCATGGCTTCACCTACACCCGAGGAGTGCCTGTCCGGGAGATTCTCGCGGAACTTACAG GTCGAAAAGGAGGATgtgcaaagggaaaaggaggttCAATGCATATGTATACCAAAAACTTTTACGGTGGCAACGGTATTGTTGGTGCTCAG GTTCCTCTTGGAGCCGGGATTGCTCTGGCCTGTAAATACTTCGCTAAAAATGAAATCTGCTTGGCCTTGTATGGGGATGGTGCAGCCAATCAG ggCCAGATATTTGAAACATACAACATGGCTGCCTTATGGAAGTTGCCTTGTATTTTTATCTGTGAGAACAATCGGTATGGGATGGGAACATCAGTTGAaagagctgcagccagcactgaCTACTACAAAAGAGGATACTTCATTCCAGGTCTGAGG GTGGATGGTATGGATATTCTCTGTGTCCGAGAAGCAGTAAAATTTGCAGCCGAGTACTGTAGATCTGGAAAA GGTCCTCTTGTGATGGAGTTGCAGACATATCGTTACCATGGCCACAGTATGAGTGACCCTGGAATAAG CTATCGTACTAGAGAAGAAATTCAAGAAGTAAGAAGCAAAAGTGATCCCATTACTTTGCTGAAGGACAGAATGGTCAACAACAACCTTGCTAGCGTTGAAGAACTAAAG GAAATTGATGTGGCAGTAAGGAAGGAGATTGAGGAAGCTGCTCAGTTTGCTACCACTGACCCAGAGCCTCCCCTGGAAGAACTGGGCCACCACATCTTCTTCAATGAGCCGCCCTTTGAAGTGCGTGGCCCAAACCAGTGGATAAAGTACAAGTCTGTCAGCTAA